The sequence below is a genomic window from Tenacibaculum tangerinum.
AAATTCGGTCCTGAGTTAGAAAAACACCAACAATTATTAACGGCTGCATCCGATATTTTAATTGAAATATACATGGCAGAGTCTGGAATTTTAAGAGCCGAAAAGAATGCCAAACGCTTTGGTGAAGACGCTCAAAAAGAACAAATAGCCATGGCAAAATTATATTTATACAATGCAGTAGAAATCATTACCAAAAGTGCCAGAGAAGGAGTTATTTCTTTCACTGAAGGTGATGAGCAACGTATGATGTTAATGGGATTAAAACGTTTTACTAAATATACCAACTACCCGAATGTAGTTGCGTTACGTAATACTATCGCAGAAAAACTAAAAGCAGAAAATAAGTACTGCTTCTAAAAAATTGAAAAATTTTCTTCAACTTTTATAGGTTTTAGAATTTAGTTGTTTGTTTAAAAGATCGTCAAATTAAATTTTGGCGGTCTTTTTTTTATCAGATATAATACGATTTATTATTTCACATTTTCGTCTATTGTCTCTTCGAGTAAAATTAGTTGAATGAAATGGAAATTGTACTTCGGCTAGACTCAACAGAGCTATTGAGAAGCAATAGTATATTTCTAAGTACAACCGAAGTACAATTTTTAATTCATTATCATTCTTAAGCTACTGGTATAAGTAAAACATTGTTTCTATACCTAAAGTAATTTTGCCACAAGTTTATACATGGAATATTACTGCTTTTTCTAATAGAGTATCGCTATTATTATAGGAACGAAGCATCATTAGTATGTTTATTTTTTTATATTTGAAGAAATAAAATTGTTGATAATTTTTACGTAATATCTATATAAAAAATACTGTAAACATATAGATGTTAGTTACCGTTTAAACTATGTGAACAATTATTAAAATAATAACCGTTTAAATTCTCCCCCATGTACAAAAAAGTAATCCTTCTTTTAGTAATTGTTGTTTTTATGTTAAGTTGTAGCAAACAAGATGCACCTATAGATGAAACACCACCAACAGAACCAGAAATACCACCAACAGAAACAACAACTTTAGATCTTAATGACGATGGTAAACTCAACATCCTAATCTTAGGCACCAGCAATTCTATCAATAGTTCTTCGAGTGGATTTGCTTCAGATAAAATCGCTATAGAACTGCAAAATATTTTATCGAATGATGAATCTGTAACACTTGATGTGAATGTCGTATCAGAAGACATATACAAGAGTAAAAACATTGAAGTTGGTTTGGGTCAAGCCGGTAATGTATATAACTTTTGGCATTATTCACATTCATTAATGCAATATTATTATTGGCCAGAAGGCAAAACTGAACGTTGGGAAAATTTAGCCAACCAATCAACTAATAAATGGGACTATGTGATTATGGGAGCAGATCCTTATATCGTTTCAAAAGTACCAGGCTATTACGCATTAGGTGTTAATAAAATCGCTTCAAAAGTGCTTGAAGGAGGTGCCAAACCAATGCTATTGTTAGTATGGCCTAAAGATGAAGCAAACACCACATCTGTAAAAAATTACGAAGAATTTACGTATCGTATAGCAGAAGGCGCTGAAAATCAATTGGAAACCATCCCTGCAGGACTCGCCTGGAATGCACTGGCTGGTAGTAAAAAAGATACTGCTACCGAGCACCCTACACCCAACGGAGCTTATGTGGCAGCAGCAGCAATTTATTCGCAATTAAGCAATAAAAGCGCTACAGCATCTGCCTACAGTTATGATGATGAAATTGCTGATACGGCGTTTTCTACCAAAACGAATGAAGAAAACAAGGAACATTATACTGGAGACCACGATTTCATGTCGCCCTATAAAAATTGCAGTATCAATGATGCTACACTCAATTATAATCATACAGGTACTAGTTCAGAAAACGGCATTTTAAATGGTTTAAAATGGATCATTACCCAATCGGACAGAACATTGGTAAGCGGCGGAACATCACCAATTAACTTTAATTATGGAAGAGCCAATACCAATTTTGAAGCGAGTAAACGCTATAAGGTAGATCCGAGTAAATTCGATTTTTCTTTAGGTTTTCCAATGCAAGATAATGGTAACCATGGAAATACCTCTATGTTATACGGTCTAGATAAACGAACAAGTGACAGTAATAACGGTACTGACTTGGGTACGGCACTATACATGATTAGAAATTCAGAGTTACCCAACGCACGTGCTATCCCTATTCGCACACTGTATGCACAAATAAAAGAAGCCATACCTAGTCAATCCGCTTATCGTGATGATTGGCACATGCACGGTATTTTAGATCGAGCTACGGGTGCTTTTATGTACACTTTATTAACAGGTGAATGTGTGTTAGGAGCTGAACCGTCTGATACTAATTCTGATGCATGGAAATCATGGATGGCCCAAAAAATTGGACACCAAACAGCTTATACCTTCATGTCACTCAAAGGAACTTCACTGAGTTGTAATTAACGTAAGAATGATACAGACACGGTTAAAACTAATAACAAACCCCGCTAATGCGGGGTTTAATTTTGCAAAAAACTGGATACTACCGTAAAATAAAAACGCATTCACTTATTACTATAAAATCCGTGCACCTTTCCTTTCAAACTACCTTTCTAGAACAATTTATAAGAGTAAAAATACACACCCTTTGTAAAAGAACTCCCAAATGATGATGCTTGCAAACCCTACTTCACCAAATATAAATGGCAAGAATATTTTTAAACATTCTAAATATGACAAGACTAAAGGCTTTGTGAAAAAACATTATACATATCATTGTTAATTGTTATGGTTTTCATCATTTATAAGATGCTACAAAAAACATTTTGCATGGTTTTTGAAATAACGACAAGTAGTAAACGTTTATCAAGTGTTCAGTTAATTCAACGCTATGGTGTGCGTCAAACCTCTACTTGACTTTTTATGCAAAAAGAAGGTAAGGGTATCAACATAACTCAATAATTTTAAATGATGAATTTCAAATTGTTCATATTCTGTAAGTAAATAAACTACAAGATGAACACACGTTTAGCGAGACCAATCCACTGAGAATATCAATTTCTATACGAGGTAAAATAGACTCGATGAATGTGTCGGTAGCCGCAGCTATGTTAACTTTGCAAGCGAAACGACAGCGAGGTTTTTAAAGAGTCACTTCTTTTTTTACCATAACCATTTTACGCATCCGAATCATATAAATTAACGTCTATAATTTGTATATTTTTTTATTTTTATAAAATCCAAAAAATAATTTAATATACAAATTACAGACAAAACAAATAAAAAACAAAATACTGAATATCAATAAAATAACACTCAATTATTCAACATTTAAGAATGATTTTTTGGTCTAATATAATGTCCGTATATTTACGTGTTGTACGCAATTTAACGCTACCAAATATAACTTCTACAAAATAAATGATAGTTATGAGAAAAATAATTTTAGGAATTTTAACAATCGGAATTTTATTATCCTGTAATAGTGATGATGATAACGAAATCAATATCAACGAACAAAATTTTCTGATTTTTGGACATTTTTACGGAGAATGTGGTGGAGAAGGATGTGTAGAAACTTTTAAACTTACTAACAAATCACTTTTTGAAGATACTGTTGACGACTACAATGGGCAAAATATGGAATTTATTGAATTAGAAAATGATGCGTTCGAACAAGTCAAAAACTTAACCGATTTCTTCCCGAATCAACTTCTGAATCAAAATGAAACTGTTTTTGGATGTCCAGATTGTGCTGATGGAGGTGGACTGTTTATACAATATTCGGAAAATGGAAACTTAAAAAGTTGGAGGATTGACCAAGTGAAAGCTAACGTGCCAAACTATCTACATAATTTTATGGATAAAGTAAATGAAAAGATAGTCTTAATAAACGAATAAAAACTGCTTACAACAATGGTAGCTGATGCACAACCCCTAAATTTTAAAAAAAAGGAATTCATTTTAAAGCTATGTAAGGGCTTTATTTAGAACTAAGCCAAAATTTTTAACTCCTGATTTTCTTCTTTCAGAAAGCTTACAACAAAAGATGTTAAGTAATAGGGTACATTTTTTAACCAAAACACAAAAGCAACCGCTTTTGCCTCACTTTTAGTAGACTTACCCAAGAATTTTAATAGTTTTTTAATGTTGTATGCAGCCCCAGCCATGAGCATGCACTTATCTGCCCCATCGACACCCCTAACATTGACTTTGCGCTAGCCTATAACCTGAGGAGAATAATCAATATCATGGGATTCAGTACCCTTACAAAAGATATATATTCTCTTGTTAAAAAAACATTTTGCCGTTATTGTAAGCCTATTTGGGGCTGTATGCCTTAAAATAACAGCTTTACAAACTCAAAAGATACATTTTGAAACAATTCAAAAACCAAACCTTTTTGCTCAAAAAATAGCGTTTTTACCTAAAATACTCAATCATTTATGCTACTTTTGAGACAGACTGACGTTGGCAATAATTATGAGGAAAATAATTTTAATTACATTAATTTTTATTTCATACGAAATTTCATCCCAAAATAAATTCTTGGATTTTATTGTAACTCACAATAATGACACTATTTATGGAAGATATAGAGGTAATAAGTTAATCGATCCAAACAAAAAATCTCATAAAGTAAATAGAAAAAAAATTAAAACAATAAGGTCTGATAATAAAATATACCATTTAGCTTTATTGAAAAATAAAGAGTTTTTTGGTGATAAAAACGATAGTCTTATAGGAATATCGAAAAATCAAAAACCATTATTTAAAGAAGAAAGTTATTATTATATAAGAAAACTGAATAAAAAGGAAAGGAGAGACTTTATAGTTACAAAAAACAATGACACAATTTTCGGAAAAATAAAACAAATAACTTTTGGAGGAAAAAAACTTGTAACTGAATTAGGAGAAAAATATCCTGTTTCAAGTTCAAAATTATATAGAGAAAAAGGTGCGATTTTTTTAATCAGAAATGATTTAAAAACTAAAGGAAACCTGACTTCTCCAAATGAAGTAGAGCTTCTATACAATGGAAAAAAAGCTAAACTTTTTAAACAAGTTATAGAAAACACAAATTATTATAATGTTCATTATTATATTGAAAAAGATGGAAAAATGGAATTAATTATACCAGAACGTTTTACAAAAATGATAATGCGGATAATGCCTGAAAATAAAAAACTATTGAATAAACTGAGAAAAAGAGAATATACATTTTATGATATTTATTTAGTCATAAAATATTTTAATGAAATTTAACAGAATTAACTATTGCCAACACCGATAGCTGATGCACAACCCCCAAATTTCAAAAAAATAGAATTCATTTTAAAGCTATGTAAGGGCTTTATTTAGAACGAAGCCAAAATTTTTAACTCCTTATTTTGCTTTTTTTCTGAGCTTAAAACGAAATTTATTAAGTGATATCGTACGTTTTTTAACCAAAACACAAAAGCAACCGCTTTTGCCTCAGTTTTAGTAGGTTTACCCAAGAATTTTAATAGTTTTTTAATGTTATATGCAGCCCCAGCCATGAGCATGCACTTATTCGCCCCATCAATGCCCCTAACATTAACTTTGCGCAAGCCTATATACTGCGTGAGAGTAATCAATATTATGGGATTCAAGACCCTTGTAAAAGAGGTATAATGTCTTATTAAAACACATTTTACCGTTATTGTAAGCCTATTTGGGGCTGTATGCCTTAAAATAACAGCTTTACAAACTCAAAAGATACATTTTGAAACAATTCAAAAACGAAACTTTTTTGCTGAAAAATTGGCGTTTTTACCTAAAAAAATCAATCATTTATGCTACTTTTGAGACAGACTGCCGTTTTGCATAATTTAAAAAAAAGAATATGAAAATAATTTTACTGACTTTATTTATTGGAATTTCAACCATCCAAATCAACCAAGAAAGACCAATTGACAAATGGATTCAAGAAATCGTTGAGGAAATGATTGAAATGAATGACCTTGAAAAATATAGTGAAAAAGAAATCCCTTCTGACATAAAAGTTAATTTTATTATGGTAGAATCCGTGAAAGATATACAAATTGAAAATGGAATTATAAGTATGCTCGTAAATCACGGAACTGGAAAATATTGTACTGAATTGAAATTTAAATACGTGGAAAAAAACAAAAAATTCTATCTGATTTTCGACGAACCAGAAAGGAAATTTATTAATCCATGGATTGAAAAAAATAAAGTATGTGAGTAAAAACTATGCACAATACCGGTAGCTCATGCACAACACCCAAATTTTAAAAAAATAGAATTCATTTTAAAGCTATGTAAGGGCTTTATTTAGAACTAAGCCAAAGTTTTTAACTCCTTATTTTGCTTTTTTGAGGGCTCAAAACATATCAAATATGCCATTTGAACATCCCCCCGTTGTAGGCTTCCCGAAAAACAGGACAGTCATAAATTCTAATTTACTAACTTTAAATTCAAACTATCATTATGAAGAGTACCAAAAAACACTATCAATCTATACAACCAAATAAGATTACACGTATCTTTAGGATGTAAAACACCGAATACAGTATTAAAATCAGCGTAAAATCTCCCGAAGCTTCAGGATTAAACTGTAGCTATATTTCAAGACTTAATATTAGAGCACCGAAATGAAACAATGGAAACCCGAAATATTATTTAAACTATTGTGGATAGGACTTACCTTATTCACAATCTATATTTTTGGGTGGCTGACCTTTGTTTATTTAACATTTGGAAATCTCTTTAAGGAAAAGTATGAAATTTGGAATTTACTCTTGCCGAATATCTTGACAATTGGACTTTTGATTTTCTACACAAAGGAACTTTTAATTGGAAATAATCCTGAATCAAAAAATCGGAATTTAAAATCGTTGCTAATTTTTTCTACTTTAATAACAATTTTGACTTTTATTCAAATCCCTCAATTTGAATTGTTGCTCACGGATTTAAAATCGGAATATTGGCAAGTCATGATATCGCTGATTATTGTTTTGACGTCATATGTTGGAATAATAGCAAATAGAATTTTAAAATTAATTAAACCAAAAAACAAAAAACGAAAATAGAATAACTTTTGAAGAATGGTATTCCAAATGGTTAGATGATGAATACATAGGTTTAAAAAGATTGAAAGAAACTAAACCAGCTTTATATCAACTTGAAAAAAATAATAACCCAATAGTTCCTTTGATTTGGAGATGGTTGAAGAAAAGATCAAGATAAATTAATGACTATAGCTAACAAATATGTATAACCAGAATTACGGCGGATTCTACTTCTTCCGAATCCACTCGGTAATTACGAATACTTGTACTTAAACAAAGTATATAACTTTAATCCCGTAACAACATTTATAAATTGTTGTAGCTGTTATTTTGAAAAACCAATCGTAGAAAAAATGAACTCAGAACAAAATTATGTAGAAATAAATCGACAATCTTGGAACAACAGAACCGAAATACATTTAAAATCGAAATTCTACGACCTTGACAATTTTATCAAAGGAAAAAATTCACTAAACAACATCGAATTAAACTTGCTTGGCGACGTAAAAGGAAAAACCATTTTGCATTTACAATGTCATTTCGGGCAAGACACTATTTCGTTGAGCAGACTTGGAGCAAATGTTATAGGTGTTGACTTATCAGACAAAGCTATTGAAAGTGCAAAGCAAATTGCAAAGAACACAAATTCAAATACAAAATTCATTTGTTGTGACATTTATGACTTACCAAACCATTTGAACGAAAAATTTGATATTGTTTTTACAAGTTATGGAACAATTGGTTGGTTACCAGACTTGGATAAATGGGCAAAAATTATTTCTAATTTTTTAAAACCAAACGGACAATTTGTGTTTGTAGAATTTCATCCTGTTGTATGGATGTTTGACGATAACTTTGAAAAAATTGATTACAGATATTTTAATTCAGGAGCAATTATAGAAACAGAAAATGGAACTTATGCCGACAAAAAAGCAGCTATAACCCAATCATATGTAATGTGGAATCACGGAATAAGTGAAGTAATAAACAATTTAATTAATAACGAACTTGAAATAAATTCTCTTGAAGAGTTTGATTACTCCCCCTATAACTGTTTCAATAAGACAATAGAATTTGAGCCGAGAAAATATAGAATAGAACATTTAGAAGACAAAATCCCAATGGTTTATTCAATAACAGCAAAAAGAAAAAACAATAGGTAAATACGCAATGTTACTGCCGCAGGGGCAACAAAAGTAAACTGCCCATACATGCCGTTGTGTGTAATAATTTGAAGAAACAGAACAAAATATGTTAAATGAAAAAAAATCAATTTTAAAAAAAACATCTAAAACAGTTACAGATACTTCTGAACAGGTACTAGCTCAACTTAAAAACGGGCTTTCTAAAATTGGAGATATAGGAACAAATACCAAAAATAAGTTTGTTGATTATGTAAAAGATGTATTTGATGTTTTACCTTTAATTGAAAACGCAGGATTTAAAACAAATAGGGTAATCGTTGGAATTTCTGTTCCGCCATCTATAGAAATACATTTTAGTAGATATAAAGAACTTAATGAAAAAGAGACTAATAAATTACTTGAATTATATTCTAACAGAAAAATGTTTAAATTAATATTCAAAGCATTGAGAATGTCAAATGAATTTCAAGGAAAATTATCTTCGGAAACATTAGTTTTTAGTGAAACTTGTATTGAGATTTCAATTCCACCAAAAGTTAGTATAAAATACCTAAATAAAGATATTTCTAATCTAACTAAAATTGAAAGCGAATTTGATTAAATAACGTAGCACAGCACTATATGAAAATCATTATTACTTCTGTTCAAAACCAAAGCACGTTGCACTTTAAAAACTAATTTATTGTTGTGTTTTGAGCTTTCTTCTTGAACTTCATACGAAACTAATAATAACAGAATATATAGCGAATGAGTAGAAATTATGGCTTCTCATGTGGCTGCGTCTCACATGTCATAAACCAACTATATTTGAAGAAAGGGTTTAACTCTAAAAAGTCAACCCCTCGATAAATAAGTTTATACACTTTATGAGATAGTATCAATCAGAATTTCCTTAGGAAATTCATCTCGCTCTTAAATGTTTACTATACTAGTTTCTTAAACACGCATCTAAACATAAACCAGACATTTTGCGCAAGCACTAGAATCTAAAATTTGCAACAATTCTTTTCCAAACACATCGTTTCATTATTCCTTTATATTATGTGGATAATTCTTATCACGATTCTGAAATCGTAGAATATGTTCTTTTACAATCACACCTTTATCAACATTTATAGCATTTAGTATGGTTTTATTTTCATTCCAACTCTCGCGACCAGATATAACAGACGGTACATGCACTAGTAGCGCTGCAGAAATTGACCTTGAAGCACTTTCCCAAAAATAACTTGGTGTATGATTTACCGCGTAGTAATCAATATTATCTATAGCAATTATTGGGTTTTTAAAAGTGGTAGGTTTTGCGAAATAAAAACCCATACCTTCGTCGCAACTCACATCGATAATAAGTGCACCTGGTTTAAGCATCGATTTTTCTTCCTCTATTACATAATCAATTGGATTATCTGTATCTTGATATGTGCCATTAATTATTATTTCAGATTCATTAATTAAATCTAATAATGGTCTTTGTGAACCATCATGCTCAACAACAATTAGTCGTGGTTGGTTTTGGTTTCCTTTAATAACTCTAACATAGTCTACATTTAAGACTTCTTCTCTCACTTCATGATCTGGCCTTTGAATACATATAGTAATATCTCTAAAACCATGCGCTTTTAAGGCGTAAATAGCACCTCTACTTACAGCACCAAAACTAAATACAATTACCTTTCGCTGATTTCCATAATGACCATCTATTCCCTTTAATTGCAAGGCGTGTATAACTGCACTATATCCAGCCATTTCATTATTTTTATAAAATGTATGTCTTCCCATTTGTCCGCTAGGCGTCCACACATACATATCTTCAAAAGCAATTAAAGTTAATTTTTTATCTATAGCTGTTTGTGTAACTTTCGTATTTTGAGCACAATGCGGATAACCCCAAATAATACCTCCGTCTTTTAGTTCTTTAAAATCTGATAAAATAGGTTTGGCAATTATAGCACAACCTATGCTTGCTAAAATTTCACCTCTTGAAGCAACTCCTCCTGTTAAGGCACTGATATCTTTGTCTTCTATGTTAAAAGGTTTTCCGTAACCTTCTTCGAAAATAAGTTGTCTTCGAATATGTTCAGGAAGTCTATTTAAATGTGCAGGATGAACAGGCACACGCCTTTCATCTTCTTTCTTTGAAGTACCAATTACTCCCATTTTTAAAAAAGTCATATGTTTTTAAATTAACACGAATTGCACGGTAATGACATGAGCAAAGCGAAATATTAGAATTACTATTAGAAAGTTACTTACTAGCAATCAGGCATTAAGTTGGTTACTAGGGGTTCATTAATCAAAACAAAGACTTAAATTAAAAAGTCTCCGGAATTCGCTGAAGTAGTACGGAGAAATTCAATATCAACAGACAAATAGTACTTTGTCAAAGGTACCTTTAAATAAATGATTATAAAGATAATACCAAAATAATATTAAATCGAAGCTTCAGTATTAACCTGTAACTATATTTCAGAACAAGACACCTAGTTATTGATGAGA
It includes:
- a CDS encoding class I SAM-dependent methyltransferase; this translates as MNSEQNYVEINRQSWNNRTEIHLKSKFYDLDNFIKGKNSLNNIELNLLGDVKGKTILHLQCHFGQDTISLSRLGANVIGVDLSDKAIESAKQIAKNTNSNTKFICCDIYDLPNHLNEKFDIVFTSYGTIGWLPDLDKWAKIISNFLKPNGQFVFVEFHPVVWMFDDNFEKIDYRYFNSGAIIETENGTYADKKAAITQSYVMWNHGISEVINNLINNELEINSLEEFDYSPYNCFNKTIEFEPRKYRIEHLEDKIPMVYSITAKRKNNR
- a CDS encoding N(5)-(carboxyethyl)ornithine synthase produces the protein MTFLKMGVIGTSKKEDERRVPVHPAHLNRLPEHIRRQLIFEEGYGKPFNIEDKDISALTGGVASRGEILASIGCAIIAKPILSDFKELKDGGIIWGYPHCAQNTKVTQTAIDKKLTLIAFEDMYVWTPSGQMGRHTFYKNNEMAGYSAVIHALQLKGIDGHYGNQRKVIVFSFGAVSRGAIYALKAHGFRDITICIQRPDHEVREEVLNVDYVRVIKGNQNQPRLIVVEHDGSQRPLLDLINESEIIINGTYQDTDNPIDYVIEEEKSMLKPGALIIDVSCDEGMGFYFAKPTTFKNPIIAIDNIDYYAVNHTPSYFWESASRSISAALLVHVPSVISGRESWNENKTILNAINVDKGVIVKEHILRFQNRDKNYPHNIKE